A window of Burkholderiales bacterium genomic DNA:
GGCGGCTTCACCAACTACTTCGACAAGATCCCGTCCAAGTTCGCGGAGTACAACTCCCGCGACTTCCGCGAAGGCGGCTTCCGCGTGGTCCCCCCGGCGGCCGCCCGCCGGGGCTCCTACATCGCGGCCAACGTGGTGCTGATGCCCTCCTACGTCAACATCGGCGCCTACGTGGACGAAGGCACCATGGTGGACACCTGGGCCACCGTGGGTTCCTGTGCCCAGATCGGCAAGAACGTCCATCTCGCGGGCGGCGTGGGCATCGGTGGGGTGCTGGAACCGGTCCAGGCCAACCCCACCATCATCGAGGACAACTGCTTCATCGGCGCCCGCTCCGAGATCGTGGAGGGCTTGATCGTCGAGGAGGGGGCGGTGATCGGCACCGGCGTCTTCCTCTCCCAGAGCACCAAGATTCTCAACCGGGAAACGGGGGAGATTCTCTACGGGCGGGTGCCCGCGGGCTCGGTGGTCGTCTCCGGCAGCCTTCCCTC
This region includes:
- the dapD gene encoding 2,3,4,5-tetrahydropyridine-2,6-dicarboxylate N-succinyltransferase, which encodes MKQLQSIIEEAFERRGEITPRNVPTKVHEAVMEVVDLLDKGKLRVAEKIDGRWVTHEWIKKAVLLLFRIEDNSFIKGGFTNYFDKIPSKFAEYNSRDFREGGFRVVPPAAARRGSYIAANVVLMPSYVNIGAYVDEGTMVDTWATVGSCAQIGKNVHLAGGVGIGGVLEPVQANPTIIEDNCFIGARSEIVEGLIVEEGAVIGTGVFLSQSTKILNRETGEILYGRVPAGSVVVSGSLPSPDGKYSLYCAVIVKQVDAKTRAKTSINELLRGI